In a single window of the Funiculus sociatus GB2-C1 genome:
- a CDS encoding ABC transporter permease, with protein MKTAARKVKKLAYWLPLSEQWWAKLDLLKALVQRDLSARYKGSILGNLWPLLNQLSQLLIYTYVFSIVLQVKLSLKGLPTNNLTFGLWLFAGLLPWIAFTGGLFQASGSVVGQPNLVKKVVFPLALLPLVPVLSAFIESTFGLMALIVLVAVSSNTIHSTLWLLPLVWLPQLLLTAGLGYLTAGLTVFLRDVPQTLGVILNLWFYLTPLVYPASVIPQEWRGWVFWLNPLAAIAEVYRDLILVGEVTHWGEWGVATLVSVVGFFGGLWVYRRLRPAFADVL; from the coding sequence ATAAAGACAGCTGCACGTAAGGTAAAAAAACTTGCTTACTGGCTCCCACTCAGCGAACAGTGGTGGGCAAAGCTAGATTTGCTCAAAGCTTTGGTGCAACGCGACTTGTCGGCACGATACAAGGGGTCGATCTTAGGCAATTTGTGGCCCCTGTTGAATCAGCTGTCGCAGTTGCTAATTTACACCTATGTCTTCTCAATTGTCTTGCAAGTGAAGCTGAGTCTCAAGGGATTGCCTACAAATAACCTTACATTTGGTTTGTGGCTGTTTGCAGGATTGCTTCCCTGGATTGCCTTTACTGGTGGGCTATTTCAGGCATCTGGTTCGGTCGTGGGGCAGCCTAATTTGGTGAAAAAGGTAGTTTTTCCTTTGGCTTTATTACCTCTAGTGCCAGTGCTATCAGCGTTCATTGAGAGTACCTTTGGCTTAATGGCGTTGATTGTCTTGGTGGCAGTGTCATCAAATACAATACACAGTACGTTATGGCTGTTGCCGCTAGTATGGCTACCTCAATTGCTTTTGACAGCAGGGCTGGGGTATTTAACCGCAGGGTTGACGGTATTTTTGAGAGATGTTCCGCAGACGCTGGGAGTTATATTAAACCTTTGGTTTTATTTAACGCCGCTTGTCTATCCAGCATCGGTGATTCCCCAAGAGTGGCGAGGTTGGGTATTTTGGTTGAATCCCCTGGCAGCGATCGCAGAAGTGTATAGAGATTTGATTTTGGTGGGAGAAGTGACGCATTGGGGAGAGTGGGGAGTTGCTACATTAGTCTCTGTTGTGGGGTTTTTTGGCGGATTATGGGTGTATCGTCGGTTACGACCAGCATTTGCTGATGTACTCTAG
- a CDS encoding ABC transporter ATP-binding protein — protein MSDIAISLKNVSKCYKRYARPVDRLKEILLPTRSHVQEFWALQDINLEINRGETLGIIGQNGSGKSTLLQIIAGTLMPTTGELGVNGRVSALLELGSGFNPEFTGRQNVFFNGRILGLSQLEIADKFDDIEAFAEIGDFIDQPVKTYSSGMVVRLAFAVVAHTEPKILIVDEALAVGDAKFQARCMKRIRQLKEQGVTILFVSHDSSSVKMLCQRAALMNHGRIIEIGNPKDVVNHYIAVLSSDKTQFEDEKINTNLTIEDTFIKGKNEHLMHRHGNQLAVINDVKITSADGREIRNKVETGTIINIVLFLETKAELSDLVIGISIRNLMGVVVYGTNTQLMRTQISKYKEGEEVTAIFQMPCYLNRGVYTVTAGIHSEEGLSYDWIDELVVFEVNNSNSCEGIVDMNCGITIKLNNRMNMLVD, from the coding sequence ATGAGTGATATTGCTATTTCTCTGAAAAATGTCTCGAAGTGCTACAAGCGCTATGCGCGTCCCGTAGACAGACTTAAGGAAATTTTGCTACCGACGAGGAGTCACGTCCAAGAGTTTTGGGCGTTACAAGATATTAACCTGGAGATAAACAGGGGAGAGACACTAGGAATTATTGGGCAAAATGGTTCTGGAAAAAGCACCCTCCTGCAAATTATTGCAGGAACTTTGATGCCAACCACTGGTGAGCTAGGGGTAAACGGTCGAGTTTCGGCATTACTAGAACTCGGCAGTGGCTTTAATCCAGAATTTACTGGGCGGCAAAATGTATTTTTTAACGGGCGAATCTTGGGATTAAGTCAACTAGAAATTGCCGATAAATTTGATGATATTGAGGCTTTCGCTGAGATCGGAGATTTTATCGATCAGCCTGTTAAAACTTATTCGAGCGGCATGGTAGTGCGATTAGCATTTGCCGTTGTTGCCCATACAGAACCAAAAATTCTAATTGTAGATGAAGCACTTGCTGTCGGAGATGCCAAGTTCCAAGCTCGGTGCATGAAGCGGATTCGTCAGCTTAAGGAACAAGGGGTAACAATTTTATTTGTTTCTCATGATTCCTCAAGTGTTAAAATGCTATGTCAACGTGCCGCTCTAATGAATCATGGAAGAATTATAGAAATAGGTAATCCCAAGGATGTAGTAAATCACTACATTGCTGTACTAAGCTCAGATAAAACTCAATTTGAGGATGAGAAAATAAATACAAATCTCACCATTGAAGATACTTTCATAAAAGGTAAAAACGAACATCTCATGCATAGGCATGGGAACCAACTAGCTGTAATCAATGACGTGAAGATTACATCGGCTGATGGCAGAGAAATCCGAAATAAGGTTGAGACTGGAACAATTATTAACATTGTACTTTTTTTGGAAACTAAGGCAGAATTATCAGATTTAGTTATTGGTATATCTATTAGAAACTTAATGGGTGTAGTGGTTTATGGAACTAACACTCAGTTAATGAGGACTCAGATATCTAAATATAAGGAAGGCGAGGAAGTAACGGCAATTTTTCAAATGCCTTGTTACTTAAATAGAGGAGTTTATACGGTAACAGCAGGAATACATTCTGAAGAAGGATTGAGTTACGATTGGATAGATGAGTTGGTGGTATTTGAAGTTAATAATAGTAATAGTTGTGAAGGTATAGTAGATATGAATTGTGGGATAACAATTAAACTAAATAATAGAATGAATATGTTAGTTGATTAA